A region from the Natronoarchaeum mannanilyticum genome encodes:
- a CDS encoding iron ABC transporter permease, translating to MGESHASTARAATRERQGWFTPTLVAFCLACTALTVLGGLVQVTFGSYEMTIVQAWKTVFDPHVVFNLHAWNAFLFGAELPEMSTASVVVWNLRLPRVFVGIIAGAVLAISGAIFQAVTRNELASPFVLGVSSGAGFAVLLTLVIFSGLAPFLPFLAAAGGAIAFLIVYAIAWKGGTSPVRLVLAGVIVNMVFQSLQNALFFFADDLGVVQTAIAWTTGSLTGTGWEEVRIAILPAVFAIAVALAGARQLNVLLLGERTAQSLGMRVERVRFLLSGVAILAASAAIAVAGIVGFFGLVVPHIVRNVVGSDYRRLMVGCLFAGPALMVVADVGARLFFPVVMNSPKQMPVGVVTGLVGGPYFLYLMRKQQSMGEL from the coding sequence ATGGGAGAATCGCACGCGTCGACCGCTCGCGCGGCGACCCGGGAGCGGCAAGGATGGTTCACGCCGACGCTCGTCGCGTTCTGTCTGGCGTGTACGGCGCTCACCGTGCTCGGCGGGCTCGTGCAGGTGACCTTCGGCTCGTACGAGATGACGATCGTGCAGGCCTGGAAGACGGTGTTCGACCCGCACGTCGTGTTCAACCTCCACGCCTGGAACGCGTTCCTGTTCGGCGCCGAGCTACCCGAGATGAGCACCGCGAGCGTCGTCGTCTGGAACCTCCGCCTGCCGCGGGTGTTCGTCGGGATCATCGCCGGCGCCGTGCTGGCGATCTCGGGGGCGATCTTCCAGGCCGTGACGCGCAACGAGCTGGCGAGCCCGTTCGTGCTCGGCGTGAGCTCGGGCGCCGGCTTCGCGGTGCTGCTGACGCTCGTGATCTTCAGCGGTCTGGCGCCGTTCCTGCCGTTTCTCGCGGCGGCGGGCGGGGCGATCGCCTTCCTGATCGTGTACGCCATCGCCTGGAAGGGCGGGACGAGCCCCGTGCGGCTCGTGCTGGCTGGCGTGATCGTCAACATGGTGTTCCAGTCGCTGCAGAACGCGCTGTTCTTTTTCGCCGACGATCTCGGCGTCGTCCAGACGGCGATCGCCTGGACGACCGGCTCGCTCACCGGCACGGGCTGGGAGGAGGTGCGGATCGCGATCCTGCCGGCCGTCTTCGCGATCGCCGTGGCGCTGGCGGGCGCCCGCCAGCTCAACGTCTTGCTGCTGGGCGAGCGCACCGCCCAGTCGCTGGGGATGCGCGTCGAGCGCGTCCGGTTCCTGCTGTCGGGCGTCGCCATTCTGGCGGCCAGCGCCGCGATCGCGGTGGCGGGCATCGTCGGCTTCTTCGGCCTCGTGGTGCCCCACATCGTCCGGAACGTCGTGGGAAGCGACTACCGCCGGCTGATGGTCGGCTGCCTGTTCGCCGGCCCGGCGCTGATGGTCGTCGCCGACGTCGGCGCGCGGCTGTTCTTCCCCGTCGTGATGAACTCGCCCAAGCAGATGCCGGTCGGCGTCGTCACGGGGCTGGTCGGCGGGCCGTACTTCCTGTACCTGATGCGGAAACAGCAATCCATGGGTGAACTCTGA